The Sulfurimonas sp. HSL-1716 sequence CAACCTCAAAAACTTTTTTGATGAAAAAGATATGGGAATCGAACACGCGCTTTTACCTGAAAAAGGTCTTGTCGTTCCGGGCGATGTCATCATCGGTGCGGACAGCCACACTTGTACTCACGGTGCCTTGGGTGCTTTTTCGACGGGTATGGGTTCTACCGACCTGGCGTTTGCCATGATCACCGGAGGCAACTGGTTCAAAGTTCCTGAGTCGATAAAAGTCATCCTAAGCGGAAAACCGGGTAAATATACCACGGGTAAAGATATCATTCTTGAGATCATCCGTATGATCGGAGTTGACGGTGCGCTTTACAGAACGTTAGAGTTCACGGGAAGCACGATCCCTTACCTTAGCATGGACGACAGATTCTCTATGTGTAACATGGCCATCGAAGCGGGTGCAAAAAGCGGAATAGTGGCATACGACGATATCACGAAAGAGTTCTTGGCGGACAAAACCCTAGCGCGTGAACCGAAAATATACCATTCCGATGAGGATGCCTCGTATGTACAGGTGCTTGAGATAGATGTTGCAGCGCTAGAGCCGGTTATTGCTTATCCGTTCCTGCCGTCTAACGGTCATTCCGTAACTCAAGCGGTAGCTGACCACATCAAAATAGACCAAGCATTTATCGGAAGCTGTACGAACGGCAGATTGAGTGACTTAAAGGTTGCAGCCGAGATATTAAAAGATAAAAAAGTTCATCCGGATGTGCGTCTGATCATCACTCCGGGTACGCAAAAGATCTTAAGAGAAGCGACAAAACTCGGTTATATCGATATCCTTATCGATGCGGGCGGAGTCGTGAGCAATCCGACTTGCGGGGCTTGCCTTGGAGGGTATATGGGAATATTGGGAGATAACGAAGTCGCAGTCTCTACGACAAACCGTAACTTTGTCGGCCGTATGGGAAGCAGAAGCTCCAAAGTCTATCTAGCAAACTCGGCAGTTGCTGCGGTATCGGCAATAACGGGATATATAACGGACCCCAACAACCAAAACTAAAGGAGAGAACATGAAAAAACTGTTTGCCATTCCTGTGCTTTTAACATCGGCTCTGCTTTTGGCACAGCAGTATGACTATGAAGTGACTCCGCTTATCGGCTACAATATAGCCGAAGGAAATCTAAACCTCAAAAACCACGCAGTTTTAGGCGGAGAGTTTCAACTCAACAATATCGGCATGCCGGTAAGTCCTGAACTCTCCATCCTCTACTCCAATGCGGATTTTGACCCAAATTACGGTAGTACGAACATCTACCGTATCGCTTTAAACGGTGTCTATGAATATGAAAAGACTTCGCTTTTAACCCCGTTCGTAAAAGCCGGACTGGGCTATGAGACCATGAGCGAACACAAAACATCTCTGACACACAATGACGATTCGGGTTTTGCCGATGTAGGCGTAGGTGCGAAAATTCCTTTTACAGATCATATATCTCTCAAACTCGAAGCCGTTTATATGCTTAAAGCCAACGACAACAGATGGGACAACAATCTGGCTCTGCTCGCCGGAGTGAACATAGCTTTCGGCCAAACAAGAGCGCAGCAGCACCAAGAGAATATAGTGGTCGAAGACTCTGCGGAAAAAGCGCACAAAACGGCCCAAGAGAAAGCGGCAAAAGAAAAAGCCGAAGCCGAGCGAAAAGCAGCCCAAGAGAAAGCCGAAGCCGAAGCAGCCGCACTGGCAAATGCGGACGATGACAATGATGGAGTGAAAAATTCTCTTGACAAATGTCCAAATACCCCAAAAGAGGTAACCGTAGTCGATGCCGAGGGCTGTATGAAAGAGGTAAACCTTCATATCAATTTCGATAATGCTTCATACGATATCGATGAACCGTCACAGAAAAATATCCAAAAATTCGTGGATTTCTTAAATGCGGCACCCGTTTACAAAGCCGAGATCATCGGTTATACGGACAGCATCGGCAAAAAAACGGATAATCTCAAGCTTTCACTAAAAAGAGCCGAAGCCGTAAAATCGATGCTCGAGAAGAAAGGTGTTTCGTCCGAAAGAATCAAAGCCGTCGGTATGGGCGAAGAGAATCCCGTCGCAGATAATGCTACTGCAAAGGGACGTGCTCAAAACCGCCGTATCGAAGCAAAGCTCATCAAATAATGACAGATATCCCATGCGTCATCTTTGCCGGAGGAAAAAGCTCCCGCATGGGCGAAGACAAAGCACTATTGCCTTTTGGAGGCTACCCCACCCTCATACAGTTTCAATACGAACGTCTCAAAAAGATATTTACGAATCTTTATATATCCTGTAAATCATCCGACAAATTCGATTTTCTCAAAGAGAATGAAAAAGCGAATCTCATAGAAGATATA is a genomic window containing:
- the leuC gene encoding 3-isopropylmalate dehydratase large subunit, with translation MGQTITEKIFSGHVGHKVYAGEIIRSNIDMVIGNDITTPISIKAFEDSGATKLANPDGFSIVLDHFIPAKDIASANQARVSRDFAKKHNLKNFFDEKDMGIEHALLPEKGLVVPGDVIIGADSHTCTHGALGAFSTGMGSTDLAFAMITGGNWFKVPESIKVILSGKPGKYTTGKDIILEIIRMIGVDGALYRTLEFTGSTIPYLSMDDRFSMCNMAIEAGAKSGIVAYDDITKEFLADKTLAREPKIYHSDEDASYVQVLEIDVAALEPVIAYPFLPSNGHSVTQAVADHIKIDQAFIGSCTNGRLSDLKVAAEILKDKKVHPDVRLIITPGTQKILREATKLGYIDILIDAGGVVSNPTCGACLGGYMGILGDNEVAVSTTNRNFVGRMGSRSSKVYLANSAVAAVSAITGYITDPNNQN
- a CDS encoding OmpA family protein, translating into MKKLFAIPVLLTSALLLAQQYDYEVTPLIGYNIAEGNLNLKNHAVLGGEFQLNNIGMPVSPELSILYSNADFDPNYGSTNIYRIALNGVYEYEKTSLLTPFVKAGLGYETMSEHKTSLTHNDDSGFADVGVGAKIPFTDHISLKLEAVYMLKANDNRWDNNLALLAGVNIAFGQTRAQQHQENIVVEDSAEKAHKTAQEKAAKEKAEAERKAAQEKAEAEAAALANADDDNDGVKNSLDKCPNTPKEVTVVDAEGCMKEVNLHINFDNASYDIDEPSQKNIQKFVDFLNAAPVYKAEIIGYTDSIGKKTDNLKLSLKRAEAVKSMLEKKGVSSERIKAVGMGEENPVADNATAKGRAQNRRIEAKLIK